The sequence GCAGGGAGTTCAGCCAGTTCTTAATAGAAACGTCTGAAATTACAGGCTTTTTGCTCGCTATAAACAATGCTGACAGGTGGACGTTCCATTTACGTTATGATCCTGAAAAAGGAGAAGTACCCGTGGATGAAATTCTCAGGAAAGTGATTGGTATTCCAGATCTGAAAATGTCTATTCTCAGCATCCTCCCCTGGCAACTTACGGTCCGGATTGCCACCCAATTGCGGGTGAATAAGATCTTCATTGCCGGAGATGCTGCTCATACCATGACACCCTATGCCGGCAAAGGTGCGAATGCAGGTATACAGGATGTACAGAATCTGGCCTGGAAACTGGCCGCTGTTTTAAAACACCAGGCAGGAGATGCATTGTTGGATACCTATCACACTGAACGCCAACCTGTAGGTGCATTCTATGCAAATCTATCAGGAGAAATGGCAGATAAAAACGGGTTGATCGATGAATCAAAGATGATGCAATATGGAGAAAAGCTATTGGGACTGCCAGATTATGCATATGACTCTACTGCTGTTGTGAGACCATCACAACTTTTCAGAGGTGAACCCGGTACCTGTATTCCCCATATGTGGCTGGAAGATGGAAGTTCCTCTCTCGACTGGGTGAAAGGACAATTTGTCTTAATAGCGAACGGACATTTTGAATACTGGCGGGCAGCATGTAAACTATCACATATCCAGGTAAAACTGGTAGAATTATCTGCGAACGAACCATGGATGACATTAACACAGGCTACACCTACCGATGCAATATTAATAAGACCAGATGATTTTGTGGCAGCGAGATTAAACGCCTTACATCCATGTGAGCAGTTAGCGAAAACTATCAAAAAGATCTGTAGTTTGCGGAACATATAGTTCCGCAAACCTCATTTTTCCCTGTAGAAAATATACCCTCCATGATGTAAGGTATCATCATCTACAAATTTTCCGTCTGCCGTAAAACCAGTATCATCCCAATAGTCAATATGATCACCTTTGATTTCATAGCGGCCCGTATAGGCGCTTTGCCGGGTGCCGCGTGCTTCGTCATATCTGCCATTGGGTAATAATTCCTGCCTGATATATTTATCAGCAGTCATCCACATACCCAGGTATTTTTGATTTTCCATGCAACAAAATTAGCCTGAGCAACGGAGTGCATTATTGCAGGACGGAAACAAATACTTACGAAATTCAAACAAGCAAATTATCCAGTGTGGCATAAGTAGACTTCATACCATCTTCCATACCCATTTCAAGGATCTGTTCCAGGTCTGCAAGTGATTTGAAAGTAAGGACACTTTGTACCAACGTCTTCTCCCCTTCTTCCGTAAATGTGATGGTCCAGTCTGCACTGGGAATGTCTGTATTGATCTTACCTTCTTCGTCACAGAAAGCATCTGAAAATGAAAGCTCCTCTTTAGGACGAATGGTTTTATACTGCGTCAATCCCCAATACACAGGGCCATTTGGCTCTGACATAGCATAATGCCAGCGTCCGCCTTCGCGGAAGTTCATTAATTTAGTCCGCATGTGCATAGGCGGGGAGGCAAACCACTGTTCCAGTAATTCACTTTTGGTATAATGGTCCCAGACCTTTGCACGATCAGCTAAGAACTCACGTTTGATGGTCAGGGTATTATTACCCTTATTGGGGATGAAGTCGAACAATAAGTTATTCATGATGGGTGGATTTAATAATGGAGCCATTCGGCGCTATCTGATAGGTTCCCTGTGGCATATATTCCTTTAAATAAAGATGGACAATATATGCTTTGTCCACTACAAGATAGCGCATTCCCAAAAATTGTCCAAACTAATCAGGAACCCCATGCCTGCAATAAAGGAGGATAAAAATCTCCTTTCAGCGCACCTTCTTTGAATGCTTCGTTCAGTATATTTAGTAAGAGCGATTTTGACGAACTGGTAAAAACGATCCCTAATTTACAGGTGTTTAAGGATAGACCGGATAGCAGGAGTTTTGATGCGAGTCAAAGTCGCATCTTAAGTAATATTAGTGATACGGCGGAAAAGCGGTACGGGAATTTTGTTCAAACGTATCCGGAATTAGCTCAAAGAGTACCCTTACATATGATTGCTTCTTATTTAGGATTAACGCGGGAGACGCTGAGTAGGGTCCGGAGAAATTTTCCGAAGTAGGTATTCGGTTTTCCAGTAGCGGATAAAAAAACAGGTAATTCCGCGGTTCTCCCTCCTTATGTAAAAATGTATCAAAACTTCCTACATCTGTATAAATCCATCCGCCCTACCCTACCTAAGCGATCTCGCTGACTGACAAGTTTGTAGTAGATAGTTTCTCCTTCGCCTTTTCAATTAATTTTTTCATGGATGTGCTGCTGGGTATTTTGTCCTGTCAATACTTTCAGTAAGCTACTTAAATATTTCGGAGACAAATTCAGCGTCTGCGCCACATATGCCACTGTTGGTAACTCTTTGGAGCTATTGAAATAATCATTTAATAACTGCTCTAATCGTTCCATTACCTGGTGATTTTCTTTCTCCCTCCCGAAACCTTTTCCTGAAATATCTACGCCGTCATACCCGTTTCCTTCAAAACAACTACACTTAGTTACGTCCGATCCCGAAACCTTTTCCGAAATGTCATTGCCATCATACCCGTTTCCTTCAATACAACAACACTTAATTACGTCCGATCCCGATACCTTTTCCGAAATGTCAATGCCGTCATACCCGTTTCCTTCAAAAAGATATGCGAAAAATAAGAATGATTATCAAACCCCAGCTCTCCGGCTATTTGCTTTACATTCAAATCCGTAAAGTATAACAGACGCTTAGCCTCCGTAACTACCTTGTATTTTATCCAGAATGAAACAGTGGAACCGGTTATCTTTTTCAACGCCTCATTCAGGTACGGCTCCGAAATATGAAGCATCTCAGCATAATCAGCAGGGCTTTTATATTTTATAACATTTTCGCTCAACAGTTTTTTAAACGCCATAGACAACAGCGCAGGTCTTGAATTGTCCGCTATAATTGTTGAAGACTGCTGAATAGCACTGGCCGCCATTTCAAAGAAAGTGCGCAGCAATGCATGCAACACGTTTTGTTGTAAAGCCCGTGTTTTACGATGTAAAATACCCAGCAATAAATCAAAATCCATTATCTCCTCCGGCGTTAAAGTGATCGGTTCATGTTGCCCTGCCCAGCTTTCGATCATATTCCTGCATGCAGGATCTACCAAAGCAGGATCTGCGGCCAGGTACCAACCTTTTGCCTTTTTCGATTTGATGCGATAATGTATTTGTTCCGGCAGGATATAATAAAGTGAATTAGGGCCCACCTTCTTTTCCTCAAAATCTACCACTGTAGTACCGGAACCTTCTACAATGACAAAAAATATATAGTGATCATCCCGGTGTGCACCTAAATCCGTAGATTGCCGGCGATCAGCTTCATCCTCATCCTTATCAGGGGAAAAGGGTTTCAGCACAAATCCCAGGTTGCTTCTATCCTGTAATTTACTTATTGGAACACTGTTCATACCCCAAAAATAGCCTATTTAAGTCTTAGTAATCTATCTGCGTTTCCATGTGCAATTTTGGCAATCTGTTCCGCAGGGAGCTGAATGTTGTGCAGGAAATCGATCCCCATCTGGTTCGTGCTAAAAGGGTAATCTATGGAAAACAGGATATTGTCTATACCAATAGTATCTATGGCAAGTTGGAGTTGAGGTTGTGTAAAGATACCGCTGGTGGTGATAAAGAGTTGTGCTTTGAAGGTCTCGATCAGCGAGCGTTTACCTTGTTTAAAAATACCATTCATCCTTGTCCACATCATAGGCAGCATTTCACCCATATGACCTATGATGATCTTCAGATCAGGGTATTTGTCAAAAATGCCGGCAGCAAATAGGC is a genomic window of Chitinophaga sp. LS1 containing:
- a CDS encoding FAD-dependent oxidoreductase, which translates into the protein MKQDSTQVLIVGGGITGLTAALFLAQQGVNFILIEKQKGTSIHPRARTIDIRTMELFRGLGLSEELREGGKALAPAWGILRGINLVETLNTTKSDIIGNANFPKQFAAMKALGEKSPESVCRCTQDISEAIIYQKAKHHDLRFNHQLLTFQQDENSVAAVVKNKETEEIYTIQANYMIAADGANSMIRKQLEIPLAGHGAWMDLLNIYFEADLSTLVRGREFSQFLIETSEITGFLLAINNADRWTFHLRYDPEKGEVPVDEILRKVIGIPDLKMSILSILPWQLTVRIATQLRVNKIFIAGDAAHTMTPYAGKGANAGIQDVQNLAWKLAAVLKHQAGDALLDTYHTERQPVGAFYANLSGEMADKNGLIDESKMMQYGEKLLGLPDYAYDSTAVVRPSQLFRGEPGTCIPHMWLEDGSSSLDWVKGQFVLIANGHFEYWRAACKLSHIQVKLVELSANEPWMTLTQATPTDAILIRPDDFVAARLNALHPCEQLAKTIKKICSLRNI
- a CDS encoding Atu4866 domain-containing protein, with the protein product MENQKYLGMWMTADKYIRQELLPNGRYDEARGTRQSAYTGRYEIKGDHIDYWDDTGFTADGKFVDDDTLHHGGYIFYREK
- a CDS encoding SRPBCC family protein, with product MNNLLFDFIPNKGNNTLTIKREFLADRAKVWDHYTKSELLEQWFASPPMHMRTKLMNFREGGRWHYAMSEPNGPVYWGLTQYKTIRPKEELSFSDAFCDEEGKINTDIPSADWTITFTEEGEKTLVQSVLTFKSLADLEQILEMGMEDGMKSTYATLDNLLV
- a CDS encoding helix-turn-helix transcriptional regulator, producing MNSVPISKLQDRSNLGFVLKPFSPDKDEDEADRRQSTDLGAHRDDHYIFFVIVEGSGTTVVDFEEKKVGPNSLYYILPEQIHYRIKSKKAKGWYLAADPALVDPACRNMIESWAGQHEPITLTPEEIMDFDLLLGILHRKTRALQQNVLHALLRTFFEMAASAIQQSSTIIADNSRPALLSMAFKKLLSENVIKYKSPADYAEMLHISEPYLNEALKKITGSTVSFWIKYKVVTEAKRLLYFTDLNVKQIAGELGFDNHSYFSHIFLKETGMTALTFRKRYRDRT